The DNA sequence TTATGCTCTTTTGCGGTTGCTCCACTCACGATGATATCGTCCAGGTAAACACAAACTCCCGGCAAGCCGCTCAAAGTGGCCTCCATAAACCGCTGGAAAATTGCTGGGGCTGCTGAAACACCAAAAGGAAGCCTGTTTACCTTGTACAGCCCTTTTGTAGTGTTTACTGTGAGAATCTGTGCTGTCGCTGGAGTCACGTGAAGTTGAGTGTAAGCGTGAGCCAAGTCCAAGTTGCTGAAAACACGGCCACCTTTCAAAGTGCTAAACACTTCCTCTGTTGTGGGCAGGGGGTATGAAGCCTTTTTCGCAGCTTCATTCACTGTACAGCGGTAGTCACCGCAGGCGCGCAAGCTTCCATCTTTTTTCCGCACCCATACTAGCGGTGTAGCCCAGTCCGAGTGTTGGACCGGCTCCCATATACCGTCTTCTACGTACTTGTCAATCTGTGCCTCTGTTGATGCGCGCATGGCAAAGGGCAGATGCCGTGCCTTCAAAAACTTGGGGCTTGCCCCCTCCTTCAGTTCCAGATTCACTGGCGCACCGGTGTGTCCTGTGGTGTCTTCACGAAAAATGTCTTCATGCTTCTGTAGCAACTCGGTCAAACGGCCTTCCTCCGTTGTCTGGTGAATGCCGTGAAGCTCGATGCCCAGCTTGTCAAACCAATTGCGTCCCAACAAGCTACATCCAGTGCCCTCGACAACGAGAAGTGCTAGCTTGCAAGCTGTGTTTTTGTGACGAACCATTACTGTTGCCGTTCCGACAACCTGCAGTTGCTGACCTGACCAGGTGCACAGATGTATGTCGTCCTGCCTCAGAGAGAGTGGGTGTGCATGCCATACGGTTTGAAATGTGTCTCTGCTAACCATGGTACACGCTGCACCAGAGTCGACCTCAAAATTCACAGGTTTGCCGTGCACTGTAAGCGTCAGAGTAAACTTCGGGGTGCTGAATCCGTCTGCCACTGCACAGAGGTCATGCAACGTTGAAACCTCATGTTTGGTTTCGTTAGTCACTTCCGCAGTCCGTGAAGTTTCTAAGGAGATGCTACGCTGGTACGTCTTTTTCTCAGCCTTCTTCCTGGAAATACAAGCCTTGGCAATGTGCCCTTGTTTTCGGCAGTAATTGCAAATAGTTGTGCTGAACTTACACGTCTTGGGACTGTGCGAACCGTCGCAACGCCAGCAGCGTTGCCCTTGGTGAGAATGCGTCTTGGACGTCGAAGCGCTGTAGCCGGCGCGCGTGGCCGCCTTGTTGACTTCCGCATGATCAGCTTTTATCTGTCGTTGCTGCTGGACGGCGCTTTCCGCTCGAATAGCGAAATCATAAGCCTTGCATAAGGTCAGATCCTTCTCTGCAAACAGTCGCTGTTGAAGATTCTGGTCGCGGAGACCACACACGAAGCGATCGCGCAACATCACATCTAATGGCAGAAGCGTTGGATTGCAGCCCGTAGCTCCCTGCTGTGTTGGTGATGCCGTTCCCCCAGCTGGCGTCGCCGTAGCTGTTGTTGCAGTCGGCAGCGTGCCGAAATTGCAGCTCGTAGCCAACTTGCGTAGAGCGGCAACGTAATCGTTTACCGACTCGCCTGGCAACTGATCTCGCCTTTGGAACATCGCACGACTGTAGACTTCGGACGGTCGAGGGTCGTAGTGTGCCTGAAGTGCGGCCACGATCTCGGCATAGTTCACTTGGTCGGGCGTCTTCGGTTGAAGCAGCGCGCAAACCACGTCGTAAATTTGAGCACCGCACAGTGTAAGCAAGTGTGTTCGTTGCTTGACAGGGTGAGTCACATCGTTGGCCTCGAAGAAAAACTGTAGCCGGCCGAACCACGATGCCCAGTTGGAGCCAGTAAACTCTTTAAAACGTGCAGAAAAATCATGCTGGCGCTCAGCCATGATTCACTGGGTGCTCCACGATGCCCTCGGGGCTTCCCTGCCACGGGTTAATCGCCTCGTCGCCAATGTTATGTACTGCGAATTACTTTATTCCTCACATAGTACACATAAAAAACGCAGCCTTGTCGTAGAGATGGCGACCACACTACATCACTTGGCGCGAACACACTGTCCACGTGATTGTCCCACACCAGGGCTTGCCAGGGATGTTGCTCCACCCATCGGCACAGTGGTAAATGTTCGCATGTAGTTCCGGATACTGCCACTATGCGGCTGCACCCGTCCGCATCCGAGGACCAAAACCCGAACTAATCACGGACACAACAGGGGAGACCTTCAGTCATTCATTGCAACGCTGTCTAGTCAATAAGGAAGGTATGTGTGTATAAGATGAAGAAAAACTCTCCAGAATCCACAATGTTCCAGCTTCTTTCGTAATGTAATGTGCCCAATTGTATCAAAGGCCATGGAGACGTCAACTAAAATTCCGAACGCCTACAGCGGACGTTTTTATAGGACGATCACTTTCAGGGATtatatcgcctcagccgtcaGGCGCACGCTGATTGGCTGCTTGAacactacgtcacgcgaaggtgatagtatcgccgaaagcgATCGCTCGAGAATACGTCCCCTGTCCACTTTCGGAAGCAGCAAGAATAAATTCATTTTACAAGAGAAGAGCACTTACTGTTAAGCGTCTTTTTGAAAAATCAAAGTGACCCGTCATAATATAATGTTTAGTAATAGACGACATGATTCGCTTgtggaatatttaaaaaaaattattttagaaGATAGAGCAAGAATTGAATCTGGCCTGTTATTTGACATGTCTTTTTCGCCAATTTAGTGACGTGGAGAAGGTGAGGAAAAGTGCCTTGTAAATATTTCGTTATTAATGTGCTCCAAGATAGGGACGCTATCATATTTGAGAAATATTAATATTCCGTATTTTTAAACCATACAAATCACTAGAAAGACTAATTTCAAACAAATCCTGCAACAATATCTTCTGCCGTCTGTGGAAACAGAAATGCGCTTTCATAAATTTGCGAAGCCATAAATTTCATAGAATTTGTCTCGTGTGAAATTCTGCCAACAGATATGAAGAAATCATTAAATGCCTCGGCCAGGTGCGTGCCAGAGATCACCTTATTCGTTACAGTTATCCCGATATACGTTTTCGTGAGGCCATCGATTAAGAAGCGTATTTAATCGCTTCCAAACGAGTTAAGGCACTTGCACTACATCCGGGTGACGTAAGCTTGCAAAGTACTCTCACTTAATTATTCCTAAAAGAAAGATATTTGTTTTGTTTCTCGGCTCGTTATAAGTTATCCAAGGTCCTTTATGTCCCTTGATTTAATTTAAACTGCTCAAAACTGACATTCTTTATATTTATTGTTTTATATGCAATTCATGGTTCTTGTGCACTTCGGGGCTGTTCTCTGGTTGCTGAGGGAAAGCACACGCTATACGCATCTATATTTTTCCCCATAAATACAGCGTATGGTTTCTCCGCGTCAATACTGCGGAAGGCAGCTTCCCAGTAGAGTTCAGAAAAAAGAGGAAAGAGGCGTTCAAGTGTACTGGTAATTATTTGCTGGAAAATGAAATACAAGCTGCACAGTAATATTAGTCCCCTCTGCACAATATGATGCAACGTTCTGAAACCGCTGATGCACCATCCAGCACACCCTTCTGGACACGTGCATGGTCCAGTGACACAGGCGGCTGAGTGAAAGGAGGGTCACAATCGAGACACCGAACGCTTGAATCCGGCTGCGCTCCACTTCACAAGCTTACTTAGACCTCGATGGCTGACCCATTCTTTGACTGTAATTAATGCACCAAAGCGCACCAAACATCTGAGCTTTGAAAATCTATCGTGTATTTCCTTCTGCGCATTAAATTCCATACGGAAGCGCTAGTGTACTTAGATAAGCGCTTGTGGGTTCAGCCTGAACATCAAGGCGGGTTCGTTGACGAATAAAGGCCTCAGCAGCAGAATGGTCGAGCTAGCAAATCAAGGCAGTGGGGTATTTGATTTCAAGTTATTTATCACAGGCGGCAAGAACACGAAGTTCGGACTGTCACCTCGATAGAACTTCCTTTGCGACGTACCTGTTGGTGGCAGGGTTGACGAGACGGGCGGTGTTAGTTTTGACGGTGCAGCTGTGGGCACAGGAGGAGCGGTTGCGGGTCCTGGTGGTGAGGGTCGGGATGTCACAGGCTTAGTAACGGTTGGCTTGGAATAGATGGTGCCCGGAAACGGTAAATCTTGGGTGTCATCCAGgacgccgccaccaccgctgccgtcgccgtcgtcgctGTCGTCGATATCTGCAGGGTGCAAAGCGAGAACGGGGAACAGCTGCACACGCAGTTAACAGGTCTTCACGCTTACATTTAATATTGGTTTGCACGGTGAATGCAAACGTACGTATCTCCCGCCGCACACATTTTCGTCCGCCATTCATTTCTCTTCACTATTCATTTCTTCAATTTCAAGCAATTGTAATTAGGCCTGTGCTTTCCTTGTCCTCATTGCTTTTTGGCATTATATAGTCGCGAATGTGAACTTGCGAGACATGTTGTGGTAGATGTGCTACGCAGGCCTCCTATCTGGAGTGGGACGACGCCCTTAGGAGAAGCGAGCTACAAGAGCAACTTTGGGCTGTTCAGAAGGCCTGTGAAGCGGCGGGAAACCTACGGCTCCCCGTCCCGACGTGGAGGATGCCCTCTACACCTTGACGAACAGGCGGGTGTCCATGAGGACCTT is a window from the Dermacentor variabilis isolate Ectoservices chromosome 3, ASM5094787v1, whole genome shotgun sequence genome containing:
- the LOC142574969 gene encoding uncharacterized protein LOC142574969 — encoded protein: MGGLAHFESQRPRPQMQLTSLDPDGGLASVSVPSPRNVGEWATVASEMAVLVHLLVGLVHLLVHLLGPFTGIGFVFQLLDSVFCMGCVIVIVANNSTSLVTSLDDKLFPVLALHPADIDDSDDGDGSGGGGVLDDTQDLPFPGTIYSKPTVTKPVTSRPSPPGPATAPPVPTAAPSKLTPPVSSTLPPTEFTGSNWASWFGRLQFFFEANDVTHPVKQRTHLLTLCGAQIYDVVCALLQPKTPDQVNYAEIVAALQAHYDPRPSEVYSRAMFQRRDQLPGESVNDYVAALRKLATSCNFGTLPTATTATATPAGGTASPTQQGATGCNPTLLPLDVMLRDRFVCGLRDQNLQQRLFAEKDLTLCKAYDFAIRAESAVQQQRQIKADHAEVNKAATRAGYSASTSKTHSHQGQRCWRCDGSHSPKTCKFSTTICNYCRKQGHIAKACISRKKAEKKTYQRSISLETSRTAEVTNETKHEVSTLHDLCAVADGFSTPKFTLTLTVHGKPVNFEVDSGAACTMVSRDTFQTVWHAHPLSLRQDDIHLCTWSGQQLQVVGTATVMVRHKNTACKLALLVVEGTGCSLLGRNWFDKLGIELHGIHQTTEEGRLTELLQKHEDIFREDTTGHTGAPVNLELKEGASPKFLKARHLPFAMRASTEAQIDKYVEDGIWEPVQHSDWATPLVWVRKKDGSLRACGDYRCTVNEAAKKASYPLPTTEEVFSTLKGGRVFSNLDLAHAYTQLHVTPATAQILTVNTTKGLYKVNRLPFGVSAAPAIFQRFMEATLSGLPGVCVYLDDIIVSGATAKEHKERLASVLQRLAQANLRLCKSKCQFGVAEVKFLGHKIDAAVIRTSEEKVEAIVKAPAPTSKQTLQSYLGMLAFHDRFLERRATVAATLYELLAKDKTWKWEQRHQRAFDELKQC